A stretch of Candidatus Symbiobacter mobilis CR DNA encodes these proteins:
- a CDS encoding helix-turn-helix domain-containing protein has translation MRQTELHLSEEARSIVDGIRAKGVHRSREVNRAHILSCLDRGIPESQILDVLGVGRTAVWRTRAAYLQGGVDLALFDLERCGRPRQYDTDAQARVTALACSTPPAGRQRWTMLELERVARQEPGLQGVSRETVRRMLKKTTSNPGAG, from the coding sequence ATGCGCCAGACAGAGTTGCACTTGAGCGAGGAAGCTCGTTCAATCGTCGATGGAATTCGAGCCAAGGGAGTGCATCGGTCGCGAGAGGTCAACCGAGCACACATTCTGTCGTGCCTGGACCGAGGCATCCCAGAATCGCAGATTCTGGATGTGCTGGGAGTTGGACGCACCGCCGTGTGGCGTACTCGAGCGGCGTACCTGCAAGGCGGTGTGGATCTGGCGCTTTTCGATCTCGAGCGCTGTGGTCGCCCGCGCCAGTACGATACGGATGCACAAGCGCGGGTCACAGCGCTGGCGTGTTCGACACCTCCGGCGGGTCGGCAGCGCTGGACCATGCTCGAATTGGAGCGAGTCGCCCGCCAGGAACCTGGCCTGCAAGGTGTCAGCAGAGAAACGGTGCGGCGCATGCTAAAAAAAACGACATCAAACCCTGGTGCCGGTTGA
- a CDS encoding winged helix-turn-helix transcriptional regulator, whose product MMTLQSLDDLALLRESVSLECKLAQGRDGQSALPEDFWPTYSAMANTMGGVSDCRNRTMQQMFLMIGLGERAGSGMSRILHGWKDLGHDMRLLERYEPHEHTVLKMTWVSTSPEPDGVNGRVNDGLDTVDQQILTLIRQNPAITLPELARSMGKSLRTIERRVGKLKKHALRRIGSDKTGHWEVLP is encoded by the coding sequence ATGATGACCTTGCAATCCCTTGATGACCTCGCTCTGCTACGCGAATCTGTGTCCCTCGAATGCAAGCTGGCCCAAGGCCGTGATGGCCAAAGCGCATTGCCGGAAGACTTCTGGCCCACCTACAGCGCCATGGCCAACACGATGGGCGGCGTGAGTGATTGCCGCAACCGCACCATGCAGCAAATGTTTCTGATGATTGGCTTGGGGGAACGGGCCGGGTCGGGCATGTCGCGCATCCTCCATGGCTGGAAAGACCTGGGACATGACATGCGATTGCTGGAGCGTTACGAGCCTCACGAGCACACGGTGCTGAAGATGACTTGGGTGTCGACTTCCCCCGAACCTGACGGGGTAAATGGCAGGGTAAATGACGGTCTGGACACGGTGGATCAACAAATACTGACGCTGATTCGCCAAAACCCGGCCATCACACTGCCCGAGCTGGCTCGCAGCATGGGCAAATCGTTGCGCACCATAGAACGTCGGGTAGGTAAGCTCAAAAAACACGCATTGCGCCGCATCGGATCAGACAAGACGGGGCATTGGGAAGTACTGCCATGA
- a CDS encoding AAA family ATPase — protein sequence MYIDKITLKNIRGFEHLEFDLCRGDSQYAGWTVFTGDNGAGKSTLLKAIAVALTGRDVARSLQPSFHRWIREGAENQESKIELMILPEIKADEFSEKRKTAYKKFPATVVLQSTGKDTSIELSSDLGRKASLAQRGLWSANSRGWFSCGYGPFRRVFGASPEATRLMVSPTTERFVTMFQEAASLFEVDQWLRNLSHKKLEGKVAESEHLTLLLEILRDDLMPNQITVDRVDSDGLWLKDRNGLQLAWSDMSDGYRAALALLSDILRHLINAYGLDGLAQRGEDGKLRIVRSGVVMIDEIDAHLHPEWQREIGFWLKEHFPNIQFLVTTHSPIICQAADENGLFVLPEPGSMATPCALSTDEYKKVIASRPDTILLTAAFGMQNTRSPRAVAGRAEYAKLMAKQRAGGKLTKEEQGKVHQLQLFAATGEEI from the coding sequence ATGTACATTGACAAAATCACATTGAAAAATATCCGGGGCTTTGAGCATTTGGAGTTCGATCTTTGTCGCGGAGATTCCCAATATGCAGGATGGACTGTTTTTACCGGCGACAACGGCGCCGGGAAAAGCACACTCCTCAAAGCCATTGCGGTCGCACTCACTGGCCGTGATGTTGCTCGCTCGTTACAACCCAGCTTTCATCGATGGATACGGGAAGGTGCTGAAAACCAGGAATCAAAGATCGAATTGATGATCCTGCCCGAGATCAAAGCGGACGAATTCTCCGAGAAAAGGAAAACTGCATACAAAAAATTTCCGGCCACAGTTGTACTGCAATCCACCGGAAAAGATACATCCATTGAATTATCAAGTGACCTGGGACGCAAGGCTTCGCTCGCGCAGAGAGGGCTTTGGTCGGCGAATTCACGCGGTTGGTTTTCTTGCGGTTATGGGCCTTTCCGTCGGGTATTTGGCGCGTCACCAGAAGCCACGCGCTTGATGGTTAGCCCGACAACGGAGCGCTTTGTCACCATGTTCCAGGAAGCCGCATCACTTTTTGAAGTGGATCAGTGGTTACGCAACCTGAGCCACAAAAAGCTGGAAGGAAAAGTCGCGGAAAGTGAGCACTTGACCTTGCTGCTGGAAATACTCCGCGACGATCTGATGCCCAACCAGATCACCGTTGACCGGGTAGATTCGGATGGACTTTGGCTCAAGGATCGCAACGGGCTGCAACTGGCTTGGAGCGACATGAGCGACGGCTATCGCGCCGCCCTTGCTCTGCTCTCCGACATCCTTCGCCACCTCATCAACGCCTATGGTCTCGACGGTCTCGCCCAGCGGGGCGAAGATGGCAAGCTTCGAATCGTTCGCAGCGGAGTGGTCATGATCGATGAAATCGATGCCCATTTGCATCCTGAGTGGCAACGCGAAATTGGCTTCTGGCTCAAGGAGCATTTCCCGAACATTCAGTTTCTTGTCACGACCCACAGCCCCATCATCTGCCAAGCAGCCGACGAGAATGGTTTGTTCGTCTTGCCCGAACCCGGAAGCATGGCTACGCCGTGCGCACTGAGCACTGACGAGTACAAAAAAGTCATTGCATCGCGACCGGACACCATTTTGCTCACTGCCGCTTTTGGCATGCAAAACACCCGATCACCACGCGCTGTGGCGGGCCGGGCGGAGTACGCCAAACTCATGGCAAAGCAACGGGCTGGCGGCAAGCTGACCAAGGAAGAGCAAGGCAAAGTCCATCAGCTTCAATTGTTTGCAGCGACCGGCGAGGAGATATGA
- a CDS encoding retron system putative HNH endonuclease: MRRLQRADLPKPIWTYLEKRQSSANQKYSLGTLDIEKEWKSARQTQCLKAVLATLQQMMGTRERCMYCVDSHGSDIEHFRPKMPYPQHAFQWPNLLLCCTECGRLTGSQFPMHQGQPLLIDPCAEDPWQYLDFDPDTGNLTARFDPQQNEWSTKGSKTVEVLMLDQREAVAAGYQTSFQRLSAIVRAALANGVSDAPALFDELTQADDHGLLGWCFGTTGQTIAPFSDLFQRHLEAWNFCRQSL; this comes from the coding sequence ATGCGGCGACTCCAACGTGCGGACTTGCCCAAGCCGATATGGACCTATCTCGAAAAGCGGCAATCGTCGGCCAACCAAAAGTACAGCCTGGGAACGCTGGACATCGAGAAAGAATGGAAATCAGCACGCCAGACCCAATGTCTGAAAGCAGTCCTCGCTACTTTGCAGCAAATGATGGGTACACGGGAAAGATGCATGTATTGCGTTGATTCGCACGGATCGGATATTGAACATTTCCGCCCCAAGATGCCTTATCCGCAACATGCTTTCCAGTGGCCTAACCTGCTGCTTTGTTGCACCGAGTGCGGCCGACTCACAGGGAGTCAATTTCCGATGCATCAGGGGCAGCCTCTGTTGATCGACCCTTGCGCCGAAGACCCGTGGCAGTATCTGGACTTTGACCCGGATACCGGCAATCTGACCGCTCGCTTTGACCCACAACAAAACGAATGGTCGACCAAAGGCAGCAAGACGGTCGAGGTGCTGATGCTCGATCAGCGGGAGGCTGTGGCGGCCGGGTATCAGACCAGTTTCCAGCGCTTGTCCGCCATTGTTCGGGCAGCCTTGGCAAACGGCGTTAGCGACGCACCAGCTCTCTTTGATGAATTGACTCAGGCCGATGATCATGGCCTTCTTGGCTGGTGCTTTGGTACGACAGGTCAAACCATTGCGCCATTTTCCGACCTCTTTCAGAGACACCTGGAAGCATGGAACTTCTGTCGGCAATCACTCTAG
- a CDS encoding site-specific DNA-methyltransferase — protein MSSKQKLELTWIGKEKRPKLEPRILLEDPDKSYHAPFRHCPRALEKEPRVMGVCPPRPLAGEGPGVREDIFDNRLIFGDNLLALKALEAEFSGKVKCVFIDPPYNTGSAFTHYDDGLEHSIWLGLMRDRLEIIRRLMAEDGSLWITIDDNEAHYLKVMCDEVFGRANFVANVLWQKRTSPEARLQLGAAHDHILVYGPSIQKLQFNKLALTENQAKNFKNPDNDPKGPWASADFTAQGWRPNQMYKLISPTGVEFEPPPGRCWSNIEPEFKKLLAAGRMWFGKDGAARPRVKNYLCDAEGVSAWTWWSNSEVGHNQEAKKEVIHLFGAEDTFSTPKPERLLKRILEISTNPNDLVLDSFAGSGTTGAVAHKMGRRWIMVELGEHCHTHIIPRLKKVIDGADKGGITESVNWQGGGGFRYYKLAPTLIVNDRWGNPVINPEYNAAMLAEALAKLEGFTYAPSETRWWQHGHSSERDFLFVTTQNLSADQLQALSDEVALSPGSSHAYGGGGNTLLVCCAAFRGVTAEQASQRWPNLTLKKIPKMVLARCEWGHDDYSLNVANLPMAAPEPETPLLPAHSRDARGRNASKVAGTSDLFGDAGEDA, from the coding sequence ATGAGCAGCAAACAAAAACTCGAACTGACCTGGATCGGGAAAGAAAAGCGCCCCAAGCTGGAGCCGCGCATCCTGCTCGAAGACCCGGACAAGTCCTATCACGCCCCATTCCGTCACTGCCCTCGCGCCCTGGAAAAGGAGCCAAGAGTCATGGGGGTTTGCCCCCCTCGCCCGCTTGCGGGAGAGGGGCCGGGGGTGAGGGAAGATATTTTTGACAACCGCCTGATCTTTGGCGACAACCTGCTGGCGCTCAAAGCGCTGGAGGCGGAGTTCTCGGGCAAGGTGAAGTGTGTGTTTATTGACCCACCCTATAACACCGGCAGCGCGTTTACCCATTACGACGATGGGTTGGAGCATTCCATCTGGTTGGGATTGATGCGGGATCGGCTGGAGATTATTCGTCGGCTGATGGCCGAAGATGGATCACTGTGGATCACGATTGATGACAATGAAGCGCATTATTTGAAAGTAATGTGTGATGAGGTGTTTGGGCGAGCAAATTTCGTTGCAAATGTGCTTTGGCAAAAGCGCACTTCGCCAGAGGCTAGGTTACAGCTCGGCGCAGCACACGACCATATTCTTGTCTACGGGCCATCCATTCAAAAGCTGCAATTCAACAAGCTGGCACTAACTGAAAACCAAGCAAAAAACTTCAAAAACCCTGATAACGATCCCAAAGGCCCATGGGCTTCGGCAGACTTCACCGCACAAGGCTGGCGTCCCAATCAGATGTACAAATTGATATCGCCAACTGGGGTTGAGTTCGAACCACCTCCTGGCCGCTGCTGGTCGAACATCGAGCCAGAGTTCAAGAAATTGCTTGCAGCAGGTCGAATGTGGTTTGGCAAAGATGGTGCAGCACGACCGAGGGTCAAAAACTATCTATGTGATGCAGAGGGTGTAAGTGCATGGACTTGGTGGTCGAACTCCGAAGTCGGCCACAACCAAGAAGCCAAGAAGGAAGTCATTCACTTGTTTGGTGCTGAAGATACTTTTAGTACTCCAAAGCCTGAAAGGCTCCTAAAGCGGATTCTGGAAATTTCCACCAACCCCAACGACCTTGTCCTTGACTCCTTCGCCGGCTCCGGCACCACCGGCGCTGTCGCCCACAAAATGGGGCGCCGCTGGATCATGGTCGAGCTGGGCGAACATTGCCATACCCACATCATCCCGCGCCTCAAAAAAGTCATCGACGGTGCAGACAAAGGCGGCATTACCGAAAGCGTGAACTGGCAGGGCGGCGGTGGCTTTCGCTATTACAAACTTGCGCCCACGCTCATCGTCAATGACCGTTGGGGCAACCCGGTCATCAACCCGGAATACAACGCGGCAATGCTGGCCGAGGCGCTGGCCAAGCTGGAAGGTTTTACCTATGCTCCGTCGGAAACCCGCTGGTGGCAGCACGGCCATTCCAGCGAGCGCGACTTTCTGTTCGTCACCACGCAAAACCTGTCTGCCGACCAGTTGCAGGCGCTTTCTGACGAGGTTGCCCTCTCACCCGGCTCCTCCCACGCCTACGGGGGAGGAGGGAATACGCTGCTGGTGTGCTGCGCTGCCTTTCGGGGCGTGACGGCGGAACAAGCCTCACAACGCTGGCCCAACCTGACGCTGAAGAAGATTCCCAAGATGGTGCTGGCCCGTTGCGAGTGGGGGCATGACGACTACAGCCTGAATGTGGCCAACCTGCCGATGGCGGCTCCTGAACCGGAAACTCCCCTCTTACCGGCACACTCCCGAGATGCGAGAGGAAGGAATGCAAGCAAGGTCGCAGGCACGTCTGATCTGTTT